Proteins encoded in a region of the Pseudomonadales bacterium genome:
- the lysA gene encoding diaminopimelate decarboxylase produces the protein MQLQVFTRHQGELRAEEVPLSDIAARYGTPTYVYSRAAITANYHAYTEALAGCAHRVCFAVKANSNLAVLNVLARLGAGFDIVSVGELERVLAAGGEASGIVFSGVGKREDEIARALEVGIHCFNVESGAELQRIQKVAARVNKIAPVSLRVNPDVDANTHPYISTGLRENKFGVDMLEAMDVYRAAKKMPNIHIKGIDCHIGSQLLTLTPFLDALDRVLALIDQLAAEGIAVEHLDIGGGLGVVYRPGEEAPTPSDYMKALRAKLGDRKLKLLVEPGRSIVANAGVLLTRVDLLKSTPSHHFAVVDAAMNDLIRPALYQAWQYIEPVRERAGKSHIFDVVGPICETGDFLGKERELTLEADDLLAIHGSGAYGFVMSSNYNSRPRAAEVMVDGEQVFTVRQRETLADLWHGESTLP, from the coding sequence ATGCAGTTGCAAGTGTTTACGCGTCACCAAGGTGAATTGCGCGCCGAAGAAGTGCCGCTGAGCGATATTGCTGCGCGTTACGGTACGCCAACTTATGTTTACAGCCGCGCGGCGATCACTGCGAATTATCACGCCTACACCGAGGCGCTCGCGGGTTGTGCTCATCGCGTGTGTTTTGCCGTGAAAGCCAATTCTAATCTTGCGGTATTGAATGTGTTGGCGCGTTTGGGTGCTGGCTTCGATATTGTTTCTGTCGGCGAATTGGAGCGCGTGTTGGCAGCGGGTGGCGAAGCCTCTGGTATTGTTTTTTCTGGCGTTGGCAAACGCGAAGATGAAATCGCGCGTGCCTTGGAAGTTGGTATTCACTGCTTCAATGTGGAATCCGGTGCGGAATTGCAACGCATACAAAAAGTGGCAGCGCGTGTGAATAAAATTGCACCGGTGTCGCTGCGCGTAAATCCTGATGTTGATGCCAACACGCATCCGTATATTTCTACCGGTTTGCGCGAAAATAAATTTGGTGTTGATATGCTGGAAGCGATGGATGTTTATCGCGCCGCTAAAAAAATGCCCAACATTCATATCAAAGGTATTGATTGTCATATCGGTTCGCAGTTGTTAACGCTGACACCTTTTTTAGATGCGCTTGATCGCGTGTTGGCTTTGATTGATCAATTAGCCGCTGAAGGTATTGCCGTTGAGCATCTCGATATTGGTGGCGGTTTGGGCGTGGTGTATCGCCCTGGGGAAGAAGCGCCAACACCTAGCGATTACATGAAAGCATTGCGTGCAAAACTCGGTGATCGAAAACTGAAATTATTGGTCGAGCCCGGCCGTTCGATTGTCGCCAATGCCGGCGTGTTGCTCACGCGCGTTGATTTATTGAAATCCACACCTTCGCATCATTTCGCGGTGGTGGACGCAGCGATGAATGATTTGATTCGTCCTGCGTTGTATCAAGCGTGGCAATACATCGAGCCGGTGCGCGAGCGCGCAGGAAAATCACACATTTTTGATGTGGTGGGGCCAATTTGCGAAACGGGCGATTTTCTCGGCAAAGAACGCGAACTCACTTTAGAAGCGGATGATTTGTTGGCGATACACGGCAGCGGCGCTTACGGTTTTGTAATGAGTTCTAATTACAACAGCCGCCCGCGCGCGGCCGAAGTGATGGTGGACGGTGAACAAGTATTTACCGTGCGCCAACGCGAAACGCTCGCCGATTTGTGGCACGGCGAATCGACACTGCCGTGA
- a CDS encoding lipoprotein: MYRVIAATLLTVFLAACGQTGPLYMPKDDPNAVPAPDAVPPAAEGESAVESETEVPAPEDQVE; encoded by the coding sequence ATGTATCGCGTAATTGCTGCCACTTTATTGACTGTTTTTCTCGCCGCTTGCGGTCAAACCGGCCCTTTGTATATGCCGAAAGATGATCCGAATGCTGTGCCTGCGCCAGATGCTGTGCCACCTGCAGCGGAAGGCGAATCAGCCGTTGAGAGTGAAACCGAAGTACCTGCGCCAGAAGATCAAGTCGAGTAA
- a CDS encoding PA4780 family RIO1-like protein kinase translates to MKIPPRLQLLIEDGIIDSVQRQLKSGKEAAVYLVRSGEHLRCAKVYKEVERRSFRQAAEYTEGRKSRNTRRARAMEKGSRYGKQEQEAAWQTAEADALYRLANAGIRVPRTYGFFDGVLLMDVIEDDAGQPAPRLNDVMLTPEEARAFHTLLIGEVVKILCAGLVHGDLSEFNILLAADGPMIIDFPQAVDAAANHHAADFLLRDVENLADFFGRFAPELLDTRYGQEIWAIYSKGELTPETALTGRFVESTKKADVRGVMREIDAAIKEEMQRRERLQEQE, encoded by the coding sequence ATGAAGATTCCACCACGCTTACAACTCCTGATCGAAGACGGCATCATCGACAGCGTCCAACGCCAATTAAAAAGCGGCAAGGAGGCAGCGGTGTACCTCGTGCGCAGCGGCGAGCATCTGCGCTGCGCCAAGGTCTACAAAGAAGTCGAACGCCGCAGTTTTCGCCAAGCTGCCGAATACACCGAAGGTCGCAAATCGCGCAACACTCGCCGCGCCCGCGCCATGGAAAAAGGTTCGCGTTACGGCAAGCAAGAGCAAGAAGCCGCGTGGCAAACCGCCGAAGCCGACGCGCTGTATCGCTTAGCAAACGCAGGCATCCGCGTGCCGCGCACTTACGGTTTTTTTGACGGCGTGCTGCTGATGGATGTGATTGAAGATGATGCAGGGCAACCTGCACCGCGCCTCAATGATGTCATGCTCACGCCAGAAGAAGCGCGCGCTTTTCACACGCTGTTAATTGGCGAAGTGGTAAAAATTTTGTGCGCCGGTTTAGTACACGGCGATTTATCCGAATTCAATATTTTGCTCGCTGCCGATGGCCCCATGATCATTGATTTTCCACAAGCCGTGGATGCCGCTGCCAATCATCACGCTGCAGATTTTTTATTGCGCGATGTAGAAAATCTCGCTGATTTTTTTGGTCGTTTTGCGCCGGAATTGCTGGATACGCGCTACGGACAAGAAATCTGGGCCATCTACAGCAAAGGTGAATTAACGCCGGAAACTGCACTGACAGGGCGCTTTGTTGAATCGACCAAGAAAGCAGATGTGCGCGGCGTGATGCGCGAAATTGACGCCGCCATCAAAGAAGAAATGCAGCGCCGTGAACGCCTGCAAGAGCAAGAATAA
- the cobO gene encoding cob(I)yrinic acid a,c-diamide adenosyltransferase has translation MSADKQAEKHQKKMQHRKEVVDAKIAAAKEDRGVLLVHTGNGKGKSSSAFGMVARALGHGMRVGVVQFIKGAQSTGEETFFRRFPEVEYHVMGEGFTWETQDKTRDIEKAEAAWEQAKKFLRDENIQLVVFDELNIVLRLKYLDLHTVLNDIKQRPAMQHVVVTGRGALPELIEMADTVSEINEVKHAFKAGIRAQKGVEM, from the coding sequence ATGAGCGCTGACAAGCAAGCAGAAAAACACCAGAAAAAAATGCAACATCGCAAAGAAGTAGTAGACGCAAAAATTGCAGCCGCGAAGGAAGATCGTGGCGTGTTGCTAGTACACACCGGCAACGGCAAAGGCAAATCCAGTTCCGCATTTGGCATGGTGGCGCGCGCGCTCGGTCACGGCATGCGCGTCGGCGTGGTGCAATTTATTAAAGGCGCGCAGAGCACGGGCGAGGAGACATTTTTTCGTCGCTTTCCTGAGGTGGAATACCATGTGATGGGCGAAGGCTTTACTTGGGAAACACAAGACAAAACGCGCGATATCGAAAAAGCAGAAGCGGCATGGGAACAGGCAAAAAAGTTTTTGCGCGATGAAAATATTCAGCTCGTGGTGTTCGATGAACTCAACATCGTACTGCGTTTGAAATATCTCGATCTGCACACCGTACTCAATGACATCAAACAGCGCCCCGCTATGCAGCATGTGGTGGTCACCGGTCGTGGCGCTCTACCAGAATTGATTGAGATGGCGGACACCGTCAGCGAAATCAACGAAGTGAAACACGCTTTCAAAGCCGGCATCCGCGCGCAGAAAGGCGTGGAGATGTAA
- a CDS encoding CbtB domain-containing protein, which produces MTAATSTVSTHAAVRTSALPAFASIAAGLLLIFAVGFSHMSAAHNAAHDTRHTAAFPCH; this is translated from the coding sequence ATGACTGCTGCTACTTCTACTGTTTCTACTCACGCCGCTGTACGAACGAGTGCGTTGCCTGCATTCGCCTCTATCGCAGCAGGCCTGCTGTTGATTTTCGCTGTCGGCTTTTCGCACATGAGTGCTGCGCACAATGCCGCACACGATACGCGACACACTGCCGCGTTTCCCTGCCACTAA
- a CDS encoding CbtA family protein has translation MKTLITPALLAGLLAALILTVAQHFTADRLILEAETYETAAESAAPQPAEPVAAHSHDDAQTANPDHHAAPAEEWEPENGWQRILSTASANSLLGVGYGLLLVGIFRLRPPRNTMTGLAWGAAGYLTVFVAPSIGLHPELPGTAAAELMGRQEWWIGTVLATASGLGLCVLTQSWSLRAVGLVLLALPHLIGAPHPAVKEALAPEALQHQFILASALLNALFWLIIGPLSAWLYCRANGITSSAQDAPVASAT, from the coding sequence ATGAAAACACTGATTACGCCCGCACTGCTGGCGGGGTTGCTTGCTGCCCTCATTCTGACGGTGGCGCAACATTTCACTGCTGACCGCCTTATTTTAGAAGCTGAAACTTACGAAACAGCGGCCGAATCCGCCGCGCCGCAACCGGCTGAGCCAGTGGCAGCACACAGCCATGATGACGCTCAAACGGCTAACCCCGACCACCACGCCGCGCCCGCTGAAGAGTGGGAGCCGGAAAATGGCTGGCAGCGCATCTTGTCTACCGCCAGTGCCAACAGCCTGCTGGGTGTCGGCTACGGTTTGTTACTCGTTGGCATTTTTCGCCTGCGCCCACCGCGCAACACCATGACCGGTTTGGCTTGGGGCGCGGCCGGTTATCTCACCGTTTTTGTCGCACCATCGATTGGCTTACACCCTGAATTACCCGGCACCGCCGCCGCAGAATTGATGGGTAGGCAAGAGTGGTGGATAGGCACTGTGCTTGCCACAGCGAGCGGTTTAGGTTTGTGCGTGCTCACTCAATCTTGGAGTTTGCGTGCTGTTGGCTTGGTCTTGTTGGCGCTGCCGCATTTGATCGGTGCGCCACACCCTGCGGTGAAAGAAGCGCTGGCGCCTGAAGCATTGCAACATCAGTTCATCCTCGCGTCTGCCCTGCTCAACGCATTGTTCTGGCTGATCATCGGCCCACTCAGTGCTTGGCTGTACTGCCGCGCGAACGGCATCACCTCATCTGCGCAGGATGCGCCAGTGGCATCGGCCACCTAA
- a CDS encoding cobyrinate a,c-diamide synthase: protein MSNARLCPALFITAPASGQGKTTVTAALARLHTRAGRRVRVFKTGPDFLDPMIHEHASGLPVYQLDLWMGSEAHCRELLYEAAGEADLILIEGVMGLFDGEPSSADLATRFGIPMMAVISGAAMAQTFGAIAYGLAHYRSSLPFAGVLANHVASDSHAELLRNSLPADLHWFGHLSRLATEHALPARHLGLVQAEEIADLDARLNAVADALEQTALNTLPAPVVFLSQEMETPDNEKILQGVRVAIARDTAFAFLYHANVHCLKKLGAEIIYFSPLTDKALPVCDAVYLPGGYPELHLDALSNNRSLKQALHAHHAAHKPIVAECGGLLYLLESLANAEGQRADMIGLLRGTASMQKKLANLGLHSVDLPEGTLRGHSFHHSLTESPLTPQTMTYGKRGKAEPVYREGRLHASYLHMYFPSNPTAVARLFTP from the coding sequence ATGAGCAACGCACGCCTGTGTCCGGCGCTGTTCATCACAGCGCCTGCCTCCGGTCAGGGAAAGACAACGGTCACGGCAGCCCTCGCCCGCTTGCACACGCGAGCGGGTCGTCGTGTGCGGGTATTCAAAACAGGTCCCGACTTTCTTGACCCGATGATCCACGAGCATGCCTCGGGATTGCCGGTTTACCAACTCGACCTGTGGATGGGCAGCGAAGCGCACTGCCGTGAACTGCTGTACGAAGCCGCAGGCGAAGCCGATTTAATTTTGATTGAAGGCGTGATGGGGCTGTTCGATGGCGAACCTTCCAGCGCAGATCTCGCCACCCGTTTCGGTATTCCGATGATGGCTGTCATCAGCGGCGCGGCGATGGCACAGACCTTCGGCGCGATTGCCTACGGCTTGGCGCACTATCGCTCCTCCCTGCCTTTCGCTGGCGTACTCGCCAACCATGTCGCCAGCGACAGTCACGCCGAACTGTTGCGCAACAGCTTGCCTGCTGACCTGCACTGGTTCGGGCATTTGTCGCGCCTTGCCACAGAACACGCATTGCCCGCGCGCCATCTCGGCTTGGTACAAGCGGAAGAAATTGCTGATCTCGATGCGCGCTTAAATGCTGTCGCCGATGCATTGGAACAGACTGCGCTCAACACACTGCCTGCGCCCGTTGTATTTTTATCGCAAGAAATGGAAACCCCCGATAACGAAAAAATTTTGCAAGGCGTGCGTGTGGCGATTGCACGCGACACCGCGTTTGCTTTTTTGTATCACGCCAATGTGCACTGCTTAAAAAAATTGGGCGCAGAGATTATTTATTTTTCTCCACTCACCGATAAAGCACTGCCTGTTTGTGATGCTGTATATTTGCCTGGCGGCTATCCTGAATTGCATTTAGATGCACTTTCTAACAATCGATCACTCAAACAAGCGTTGCACGCGCATCACGCCGCACACAAACCCATCGTCGCGGAATGCGGCGGTCTTTTATATTTATTGGAATCACTCGCCAACGCAGAAGGACAGCGAGCCGATATGATCGGCCTGTTGCGCGGCACTGCCAGCATGCAAAAAAAATTAGCCAATTTAGGTTTGCACAGTGTCGATCTGCCAGAAGGTACGCTGCGTGGCCACTCGTTTCATCACTCGCTCACCGAATCACCTTTAACGCCGCAAACCATGACTTACGGAAAACGCGGCAAAGCAGAGCCAGTGTATCGTGAAGGGCGTTTACACGCGTCGTATTTGCATATGTATTTCCCATCCAATCCCACCGCAGTTGCGAGGTTGTTTACACCATGA
- the cobM gene encoding precorrin-4 C(11)-methyltransferase — MTGTVHFVGAGPGDPQLLTLKGRDLIARAGAILFAGSLVSEAATQWAPADCEIADSKDMTLQQIVDWLISRAQKHETVIRLQTGDPGLYGALIEMVQPLDAAGIPVAVVPGVTSAMASMAAACETLTLPEVTQTVILTRVEGRTPMPEGEQLAELASHHCTLCMYLSITLLKTIKKELLIAGWAEDSPILVVQKASWPNEEKIVRGTLADIRERCLEEGITAQAMIVASPTLGARHWSELKKSKLYDPAFTHRFRKASKEEPST; from the coding sequence ATGACGGGCACGGTGCATTTTGTCGGCGCGGGTCCAGGTGATCCGCAATTACTGACATTAAAAGGTCGCGACTTAATTGCGCGCGCCGGTGCGATTTTATTTGCCGGCTCGTTGGTTTCTGAAGCGGCCACACAATGGGCACCCGCTGATTGTGAAATTGCCGATTCCAAAGACATGACACTGCAACAAATTGTCGATTGGTTAATTTCACGCGCGCAAAAACATGAAACCGTGATTCGCTTGCAAACCGGCGACCCCGGTTTGTACGGCGCATTGATTGAAATGGTGCAGCCATTGGATGCAGCCGGCATTCCCGTTGCGGTTGTGCCTGGAGTGACTTCCGCGATGGCATCGATGGCAGCGGCTTGCGAAACACTCACGCTGCCAGAAGTGACACAAACCGTCATTCTCACACGCGTGGAAGGTCGCACGCCGATGCCAGAAGGCGAGCAACTCGCTGAACTGGCATCTCACCACTGCACGCTGTGCATGTATCTCTCCATCACTTTATTAAAAACCATCAAAAAAGAATTATTGATAGCGGGATGGGCTGAAGATTCACCCATACTCGTTGTGCAAAAAGCCAGCTGGCCTAATGAAGAAAAAATTGTGCGCGGCACACTCGCCGATATTCGTGAACGCTGTTTAGAAGAAGGTATCACTGCGCAAGCCATGATTGTCGCCAGCCCCACTTTAGGCGCGCGTCACTGGTCCGAATTAAAAAAATCAAAATTGTACGACCCAGCATTCACTCACCGTTTTCGCAAAGCCAGTAAAGAGGAGCCTTCAACATGA
- a CDS encoding sirohydrochlorin chelatase, translating to MTHTILLVGHGSRDVNGNIEIEKFTQQWREQLPQQRIELCFIEFANVLIDQGLANAAKDSKRVVVVPLILNAAGHVKMEIPEHIEHARKKFPQCEFIYAPHLGACDDILAILRRRLTTAMAAFDMPDPITTGVILLGRGSSDRQANGEVAKMARWLQEDAFSRNVRHELVDFAFTGITYPRLERVVQRQVQLGMLHIAVLPYYLFTGTLIERIKRQVARLQQQFPQVIFHCGDYFGFEKEIFALLEKHIHDAVYHKKTMPCDGCRFREIAHDLGHGHSHDHSHDHNHDHNHDHNHGHNHGHSHHAYDHDHDHQHVPA from the coding sequence ATGACGCACACGATTTTATTGGTCGGTCACGGCTCGCGCGATGTAAACGGCAATATTGAAATTGAAAAATTTACCCAGCAGTGGCGCGAACAATTACCGCAACAGCGTATCGAATTGTGCTTTATCGAATTCGCTAATGTATTAATTGATCAAGGCTTAGCGAACGCTGCTAAAGACTCAAAACGCGTGGTGGTGGTTCCTTTAATTCTCAATGCCGCCGGTCATGTGAAAATGGAAATCCCTGAACACATAGAACACGCGCGCAAAAAATTCCCGCAATGTGAATTCATCTACGCACCGCATCTCGGCGCTTGCGATGACATTCTTGCCATCCTACGCCGCCGTTTAACCACCGCCATGGCTGCATTCGATATGCCAGACCCCATCACTACTGGCGTAATTTTGTTAGGGCGCGGATCGTCTGATCGTCAAGCCAACGGCGAAGTTGCCAAAATGGCGCGCTGGTTGCAAGAAGATGCGTTCAGCCGCAATGTGCGTCACGAATTGGTGGATTTTGCTTTCACTGGTATTACTTATCCGCGTTTAGAGCGCGTCGTACAGCGCCAAGTGCAATTAGGCATGTTACATATCGCGGTACTGCCTTACTATTTATTTACCGGCACTTTAATCGAACGCATTAAACGCCAAGTGGCGCGATTACAGCAGCAATTTCCACAAGTTATTTTTCATTGTGGCGATTATTTTGGTTTTGAAAAAGAAATTTTTGCACTGCTGGAAAAACACATTCACGATGCTGTGTATCACAAAAAAACCATGCCCTGCGATGGCTGCCGTTTTCGCGAGATCGCGCACGATCTTGGTCATGGTCATTCACATGACCATTCGCACGACCACAACCATGACCACAACCATGACCACAACCATGGCCACAACCATGGCCACAGCCACCATGCATACGATCACGACCATGATCACCAGCATGTACCAGCGTGA
- a CDS encoding precorrin-8X methylmutase — MTYTTNNSATEQLTRLGQQIEHESFATVDREAGEHTYTTEQWPVVRRMIHATADFEFNGLTKFHPRAIEAGVQAILNGGALIADVEMICVGVSKPRLAHFGVQLHQFISDDDVIRDAKAADSTRAVFAMRKAHGLGLLDNAIVGIGNAPTALLELIRLINEENAKPALIIGMPVGFVSAAESKALMAESNSVPWIITEGRKGGSTLVVAAIHALLALAESTQKKS; from the coding sequence ATGACTTACACCACAAATAACAGTGCTACCGAGCAGCTAACTCGCTTAGGTCAGCAGATTGAACATGAATCTTTTGCCACAGTAGATCGCGAAGCGGGTGAACACACTTACACCACAGAGCAATGGCCAGTGGTGCGCCGTATGATCCACGCTACGGCAGATTTTGAATTTAACGGTTTAACAAAATTTCACCCGCGTGCCATCGAAGCAGGTGTGCAGGCTATTTTGAATGGCGGTGCGTTGATCGCAGATGTTGAAATGATTTGTGTCGGTGTTTCTAAACCGCGCTTGGCGCATTTTGGCGTACAACTACATCAATTCATTAGCGATGACGATGTGATCCGCGATGCTAAAGCCGCCGATTCCACACGCGCGGTTTTTGCCATGCGCAAAGCGCATGGTTTAGGTTTACTCGATAACGCAATTGTTGGTATTGGCAACGCACCCACTGCGCTGCTGGAATTGATTCGTTTAATCAACGAAGAAAATGCCAAACCTGCGCTGATTATCGGTATGCCAGTGGGTTTTGTTTCTGCCGCTGAATCCAAAGCTTTAATGGCAGAAAGCAACAGCGTGCCGTGGATCATCACTGAAGGTCGCAAAGGCGGATCCACTTTAGTGGTTGCAGCGATACACGCTTTATTGGCATTAGCGGAGTCCACTCAGAAAAAATCATGA
- a CDS encoding cobalt-precorrin-5B (C(1))-methyltransferase, which produces MKKIPAKERLRTGFSTGACAATAARAATLGLLNGTVPDQVESLLPNGQRVTFSVHESSCTAEEAHAVIVKDAGDDPDVTHGAHITVHVRLLKNRVDVIELHAGSGVGTVTQPGLGLEVGGPAINPVPRKNIAENLREIASELLTQHGLSVTISVPGGEEMAKKTTNARLGILGGISILGTTGIVKPYSTSAFRASVVQGIQVAAKMGYDTVVLTTGGRTEKFTMKELPHLGDACFIQMGDFLRYALDASVKCNIREVVIGGMVGKLAKMAQGETITHAGRSEVDTGLLAGIAETLGASHEVCEAIRNNETARFASEQMATLNLTQEFHDALAQRVISTILSRYPEKFRLRVLVCDFDGNKISEEVSA; this is translated from the coding sequence ATGAAAAAAATTCCTGCCAAAGAACGACTGCGCACCGGCTTTTCTACCGGTGCTTGTGCTGCCACCGCCGCGCGCGCAGCGACTTTGGGTCTACTCAACGGCACGGTGCCTGATCAGGTTGAAAGCCTATTACCGAATGGGCAACGCGTCACTTTTTCTGTACATGAGAGTAGTTGTACCGCAGAAGAAGCACACGCTGTGATTGTGAAAGATGCGGGTGATGATCCGGATGTCACGCACGGCGCACACATCACCGTACATGTACGCCTATTAAAAAACCGTGTCGATGTGATTGAGCTTCATGCAGGTTCTGGTGTTGGTACCGTGACACAACCAGGTTTGGGTTTAGAAGTTGGTGGCCCCGCTATCAACCCTGTACCGCGCAAAAACATTGCCGAAAATTTACGCGAAATAGCGAGTGAATTACTTACACAACATGGGTTATCCGTCACGATTTCTGTGCCTGGCGGTGAAGAGATGGCAAAAAAAACCACCAATGCGCGCTTAGGCATACTCGGTGGCATTTCCATACTCGGCACCACCGGTATTGTGAAACCGTATTCCACCAGCGCATTTCGTGCGAGCGTGGTGCAAGGTATACAGGTCGCTGCGAAAATGGGTTACGACACTGTTGTTTTAACAACGGGCGGCCGCACCGAAAAATTTACTATGAAAGAATTGCCGCATTTAGGCGACGCTTGTTTTATTCAAATGGGCGATTTTTTGCGCTACGCATTAGATGCCTCTGTGAAATGCAATATTCGCGAAGTCGTCATCGGTGGCATGGTGGGCAAGCTCGCCAAAATGGCGCAGGGCGAAACGATTACGCATGCCGGTCGCTCTGAAGTGGATACTGGTCTATTGGCTGGTATTGCTGAAACATTAGGTGCATCCCATGAAGTCTGTGAAGCAATACGCAACAACGAAACCGCGCGTTTTGCCAGCGAGCAAATGGCAACACTAAATCTCACGCAGGAATTTCACGACGCGCTCGCGCAGCGCGTGATCAGTACCATTCTTTCTCGCTACCCAGAAAAATTTCGCTTGCGTGTGCTGGTGTGTGATTTTGACGGCAATAAAATTTCTGAGGAAGTATCCGCATGA
- the cbiE gene encoding precorrin-6y C5,15-methyltransferase (decarboxylating) subunit CbiE, producing MKMMHRCAVIGVLDNGSDGLNTHALNTLRQADVVIGNYRTLALFAPELKAGCVTHELTGKLSQVPTWIREAQNDHTRCAVLATGDPLCHGIASYLAAQLCVEAIEVFPNTSTIQLACARIGLSWQDLRIISIHSKDAGEWQEGCTPQHGLYALRQALALHHKLAVLTSPDNTPERIARLLLAANLHNDFQMAIAENLCTDEENIITDLSVDEIAKKTFVDPNVVLLWRNTPINKPVLLGLTDNSFQQRYPEKGLITKQEVRTVSLARLQLRSDSIVWDIGAGSGSVGLEAARLCSYGHVYAIEKNVGDCENALANRTAMGAHNYTLLHAKAPEGLEHWPDPDAVFIGGSGGELGNLIELIVKRLRPNGRLVMNFVTFENIAVAMEKLKALPVEWDITQMQCSRSKPVLDMQRLAAENPVWIISVKKSTHKSET from the coding sequence ATGAAGATGATGCACCGCTGCGCTGTGATTGGCGTACTCGACAACGGTAGCGACGGTTTGAATACGCACGCTCTCAACACACTGCGCCAAGCGGATGTGGTGATCGGCAACTACCGAACACTCGCATTGTTTGCACCAGAATTGAAAGCGGGCTGTGTCACGCATGAGTTAACCGGCAAATTAAGCCAAGTGCCCACATGGATACGCGAGGCACAAAACGATCACACACGCTGTGCCGTATTAGCCACGGGCGATCCTCTGTGTCACGGCATCGCCAGTTATCTCGCCGCGCAATTGTGCGTGGAGGCGATAGAAGTCTTTCCCAATACTTCCACCATTCAATTGGCTTGCGCGCGCATTGGGTTGTCTTGGCAAGATTTGCGCATTATTTCCATACACAGCAAAGATGCGGGCGAGTGGCAGGAAGGCTGCACGCCACAACACGGCTTGTATGCGCTGCGACAAGCACTGGCACTGCATCACAAACTTGCTGTACTCACCAGCCCTGACAATACACCGGAGCGCATTGCGCGTTTATTGCTCGCCGCCAATTTGCACAACGATTTTCAGATGGCGATTGCAGAAAATCTTTGTACCGACGAAGAAAATATCATCACCGATTTATCTGTCGACGAAATTGCTAAAAAAACCTTTGTTGATCCGAATGTTGTCTTGTTGTGGCGCAACACACCGATCAACAAACCGGTTTTATTGGGTTTAACCGATAACAGTTTTCAGCAGCGCTATCCCGAAAAAGGTTTAATCACTAAACAGGAAGTGCGTACGGTTTCATTGGCAAGACTGCAATTGCGTAGTGATAGCATCGTATGGGACATCGGCGCAGGTTCCGGCTCAGTGGGCTTAGAAGCGGCTCGCCTGTGCAGTTACGGCCATGTGTATGCCATCGAAAAAAATGTCGGCGATTGTGAAAATGCACTCGCCAATCGCACTGCAATGGGCGCACACAACTACACGCTGTTACATGCCAAAGCGCCAGAAGGTTTAGAACACTGGCCAGACCCCGATGCTGTTTTTATCGGCGGATCCGGCGGCGAATTGGGCAATTTGATTGAACTCATTGTTAAACGCCTGCGCCCTAACGGTCGCTTGGTGATGAACTTTGTCACTTTTGAAAACATTGCTGTGGCGATGGAAAAACTCAAAGCACTACCCGTCGAATGGGATATTACACAGATGCAATGCTCGCGTAGTAAGCCTGTTTTAGACATGCAAAGACTCGCGGCTGAAAATCCGGTATGGATCATCAGCGTAAAAAAATCTACCCATAAAAGTGAGACCTGA
- a CDS encoding precorrin-2 C(20)-methyltransferase — protein MATGTLIGASLGPGDPNLITRAAWNALHSNALWTYPIRKKNGESYALGIAHAAGLATPADAQALIFPMTHDQEKLAHYWLQAAETVLAVLRSGRDVVFLVEGDASTYSTFGHLARTLHALDSNVTIKTIAGVTAYNAASASLGMPVADT, from the coding sequence ATGGCAACAGGTACCTTAATCGGCGCATCGCTAGGCCCTGGTGATCCGAATTTGATTACCCGAGCAGCATGGAATGCGCTACACAGTAATGCATTGTGGACTTATCCCATTCGCAAAAAAAATGGTGAGAGTTATGCGCTAGGCATTGCGCACGCGGCAGGTCTTGCTACGCCTGCTGATGCACAAGCGTTAATTTTTCCGATGACGCACGATCAAGAAAAACTCGCGCACTATTGGCTGCAAGCGGCAGAAACTGTGTTAGCTGTTTTACGCAGTGGCCGCGATGTAGTTTTTCTGGTGGAAGGCGATGCCTCCACTTACTCCACTTTTGGGCATTTAGCGCGCACCCTGCACGCACTCGACAGTAATGTGACGATTAAAACCATTGCTGGCGTTACCGCTTACAACGCTGCCAGTGCATCACTCGGTATGCCCGTTGCCGATACCTGA